DNA sequence from the Oreochromis niloticus isolate F11D_XX linkage group LG8, O_niloticus_UMD_NMBU, whole genome shotgun sequence genome:
GCAGCCCACCTTGTTCTCTCTGTAAcctctctgttatacttttctCCACTAGGTGGAGTGCTCGCCCTTTTTGTTGCGACgacattaaaaactaaaaagtaaAACCTAAAACTGACTCCCAAAAGGAACACATAGGCTATTATTTGGGTAGCATCCCTATATTTAACCTATATTGTTTACCATGTGGTTTATGTGTGCAAAGTTAGCTTTTTACTTTAAAGAAATGGTCCGTGAGGGGCCGTGGCAGTGCGCCAGTGCTCCCTGAAGCCCCGCTCCTTTGGACCAAAGTTCCCCGTGTGATTCAGTGACTCGCAACTGTTGGATAGATTTGTCATTCAGATCAGCGAGCGGCTTGACCTGCAGCCCCCTCAAACATGATTTCATCTCATCTACGAGTTTTGCTCACTGAAACTAGGCCAGCCTCTCCTTTTGAATTCGATTGTTTTCTGTCATACAAGTGAAGCAGTCTTGGCAAAGTAATGGAATTAATTTCTCTCCGGAGTCGCTCTTTGAGGGAAGGCTGATCAAGTGGATGAAAAGCGGGACGCCTTCAGAGACCGCAGTTCATTTATAATGGTGGGTACAGAGAGCGGACAAGCTGTTCTTTACATATTCGCATGATATTTTAGAAACGAATAAAGAAAACCTAACACGCCATTAACACTTGGGTACAACGACATCACTCCAAGTGACTCGTGACTTTTCATtcggtttttttcttttttattaagaAGGTATGATTTCAGTTCGTCCTTGTGACCTTTTAATGCAGCACATGATCTCCAGAGACACTGCTGCTTTAGTCTGACTTCCTCTCCCCCTCTGCATTTCTGTCTTTTAGTGTGGCGTCTTTATAAACTAACAGATAAAGTTGCCGGCAAATTAGcgcaatttatttacagtaaaacatgcatgcatgtgtttatGGCTTACAGATGTGCTGCATGACCCCCACAGCTGCTCTGAAATGACCACAATGACTCAACACACGTGCATATCCCCCAGCATAATCTTAATTGCGTTTCCCCTTAATTTTACTCAGACTTTTACCCTTAAACTAAAACCAGTTAGGGCTGCCTCCATCCCTCATCTACACCTCGAGTGATTTTAACAGTTTCTACAGGTTTGTAGCCCAAACTCATTTACTATTAATTCAATAAACTATTGGAAAAGTTTCTAGTTACTGAGTAAATAACTTAGAGTACAATATTTCCGCTAATGATTATAAAACTTCCCATAATGACTTAATGCAAccaaatatatacaaaaatatttgCCACTGTAATCcctttatctttttttatctATCAGAAAAATGTGTTGGACACCGCAGTGCACATTTGCAATGCAATCTCGAGCAAGATGGGTTTGGTTGGCTGGTGTTTAATTTGTCTCCACATAAGATTTACATTAAATAAGAGGCAGCTATTAAAAGCATTTGTAACAAGATGATAAATGGTGCAGTGGCGGTTTTGTTATGAGCAGATGATCAAACGTGTCATATGCCTCAGTGGTTTGTGAATATTCAAGAATgtcagcttctttttttctactttacCCAGCAGATGCAATAGGCTGAGATAATTGGTGTACATCTAATTTACCATATAAATGACAAAACATCAGACTACTTATTTTCTTGATGAATGGTTGAtgttgaatatttttgtttattttgaatCATATATGAGGAGAACTACACACTCAGTCCCATAGAACTATAAGTGTTACagaaagagacattttttgttGCTAATCATCCACTTGTGTCTTATTTATTAAGCTAAATCATTTTTGCTATATGTCATAATTTGTTAATGCACAACAGTATTACACAGAGTGCACAACAGCTGTACTCTAACTTTCCATGTGCTAAAGATCTGTTGGCTTGGTCAGGCATTGGGAATTCATTTGCTCACTTTAAAAACTCCCATGGGTTTGAAGACTCACCCATTTAATTTGGTGCAGTTGTCTTATCTGACCAGTTCTAGATGACTTGGAACATCCACGAGCTTAGTCACTGACCCTGTGACGTCTGAATGACCTGAGAGTTTATGTTCTGCAATCTCTACCCAAAGGGAGGTTTAAACTCACTCCATGTGTAAAGAGGCCTTTGTGGTTGTGGCATGCGGCAAGGTGGTGCAAGACAGCGCTGAGTTTTCCTTCCAGTGAAAACGTGTCTCAGTACACAGGCTGTTCACCTTTTCATTACGTGCCGTTCCACGTCAACAGTGCTCTATTGGAGCTGTAAACTTCCCATTCCCACTCAGAGAATTTCACAGGGAGTGTCTAACCATTCCCCGTGTTTAGACTGCAGTCATCTGAACTGGCTTCTGTTCTCAAACATGGCCCTGGACAGAAGTTGTAACAGGATGTGAGAAGCGGACCTCCAGGTGTGAAACACAGAAAGGCAAAGACATTAAAGAATTGAGAAAATAATGGTCATCCAACTGGGTTTCCAACAGGATTTGGCATCTTATCATAGCCTGATGCAGTTACATGAAAAGGTTGGCCTGTTACTTGTGGATCTGCTGATTAACCCCTCCccacaaccccccaaaaaacagcagTTTGATGATGCTTTGCAAATATCCTCCAGGTGGAGGCTGCCTCATTTGCTCTTGCTGTGGTATTGACCCAACACTAGCAGACAAGGTAAGCAGGATTATGCTTAATTCTCAAGATTAGTCAGGGATCTGAGTCAAGCTGCCATTATCTTAAAAGTGAACCAATATTAATCTTTCAAGAATGTGCAAGACATTCACAAATAGGCCCCATTAAATCCACCCTTATCTTCATTTGATTACCCACCACTTGCCCTCTGCAGACTTATAAAACTACTGAATGGCCTCCAGGCTCAGAGCAAGGCAATTTATGGTTCAGTGACAAGCAGGATTTCCCCTTTCAAttccaggactctgcagttatACCTGTTAGCATTTGGACTTGTATCAGTCCTTGTGTAAGATATCCTCCTGGTGTTGACATGGAGGAGTAGCTGGCAATTTGGACTGTTCTGTTATCTACATCAGTGGGAGGTAAAGGATCTCACTCCAAGCCAGACAACTCTGGAGTTTTTTTGGCAAGCAGCTTGACAGCTGTGGGATTGCAATTTAATTGACAAAATTGTCCTTGATTGCAGTCTGTACCCACATTTCTTTGTGCCCTAATAGCTGTTTATCCACTCGTTTTTGAAAGCAACTTCTACAAAGACTAACTCATAAATACAGTTTGCACCATCCCTCAGACTTGCAGTGGTGGGTGGGCATGTACCTGAAACGCACTGCTGCACTTAAAGATAACAAGTATTTCCTCACGGCAAGGACTAGCTTAAATTCCAATGGGAAACAATGTGTTAtacctttttatatttttaaaatcttattaTAGGTGGGGTTGTTTTAGTAAGTGACTTTCATTATAGTTTTCTAGAACACAGCGGTGCTGTATGCAACTAACAaattcagaaataaaagagcGGAACCTCTGTGACTCAGCATCACAGTGCAATGTTAGGTTCCCCATTTACAAAAATAGTGAAGGGAGTGTTCTACCACAGCTTTGCTCAAATGTGCAAAATTTGTAGCTGACAGTTTGATGTTCATTTCATTTGCAGGATAAAACATTGTCTACAACCAGGAACACAAAAAACTCTTTAAGAACGCAACTGGTGACTTGGCGAGATTGGCAGAAGCTATTAAGAAGCAGTCTGTAAAAGCATATCCAGGCTCAGCCGCATCCAAGAATGAAGATCAAATACACTATACCCATTGTCTTTTTTATGGCACTTGTTATCattgagaaagaaaacaacattatCTCAAGGTAAGTCCATTTCAATCGTGAAAGGAGGATTGGATTTATACCAGTTTGCTCGTCTTTTCTGAGCGcgaattaaatattaaaaaatgctttagaTGTCAAAGCTCTGACTTTATGTTAACCTGAAATGTAACATACGTTTGGTTTCTCTCTCACTTTCAGGGTGTCAGATAAGCTAAAGCAGACCCCACAAACCTCTCAACAACCCAGTAGTTTGTCCAACGTACTGCTGAAGCACAGTAGTTTCCGTCTGTCAATCAGCAAGAGGAATGTCACGCTAATGAAGCCGCGGCTGGAGGACTACAGCGAGCACCGAGGGGCATTGAGAAGGGGTAGAAAACACATTCTCCTGCTAGCCACGACTAGGACAGGCTCTTCATTCGTGGGCGAGTTTTTCAACCAGCAGGGAGACAACATGTTTTACCTGTTTGAGCCTCTGTGGCACGTGGAAAAGATGTTGACTTTGGACACTCAAGGCACcaatgctgcagcagcagccaaagcaTACCGGGATGTGCTCCAaaaactcttcctgtgtgactTTTCTTTGCTAGAAACCTTCATCGACCCCCTTCCCGTGGACCACATCACCCCAGCCCTCTTTCGCAGGGAGTccagcagctctctgtgtgAGAAGTCTGTCTGCAGCCCTGTTGTCAAAGGGGTTTTTGAACGATATCGCTGTAAGACCAGACGCTGTGGTCCCCTGAACCTGACAATGGCGTCTGAGTCCTGCCTTAAGAAAGAGCACATTGCCATCAAGTCGGTACGGGTGCGCCAGCTCGAGACTCTGCGTCCTTTGGCTGAGGACCCACGTCTTGATGTAAAATTCATCCAGCTGGTTCGCGATCCCCGGGCTATTTTGGCATCACGCATGGTGGCCTTTGCAGCCAAATACAAGAACTGGAAGGAGTGGGCCGTGGGTGGAAATGTTCCTATTGACGATGACGAGGTGAGGAAGTTGAAAGGAAATTGCGACAATATCAGAATGTCTGCCGAGATCGGCCTCAGACAGCCATTTTGGCTGCGCAGGCGGTACATGCTGGTGCGGTATGAGGACATTGCTCGGTTCCCCATGAAGAAAGCGACCGAGATGTACAGGTTTACTGGAATCCCATTCACTCCACAAGTGAAATCCTGGATTCTGAAGAACACCCAGGCCTCGAAGGAGACAAGCGGAGTTTACTCTACACAGAAAAACTCATCTGAACAAGTGGAGAAATGGAGGTTCAAGCTACCATTCAAGATAGCCCAAGTGGTACAGAGAGTTTGTGGACCAACAATGAAGCTTTTTGGGTACAAATTTGTGAGCAGTGAGGAAATGCTAACAGATAAATCTATCAGTCTCATTGAGGATAAAGTGTTCAGCTTTTTATAGACTTTAAAAGATGTTAACTCCAACACTTGATGCAGAAAATTTCAACCTTTCTAAAGCCTCTGtgataaattatttttatgaaGATCCTGATACAGAGGGATATATTTGTTGATAATGTCCTATTTAAAGTTTTTTACTATTTAAGACAATTtgacaaagaaaacagactGTTGAGCAGAAAATACGCATGAAACTTTTAACTATGAAAGCAAGAgtctggagttttgataaaACCTTAACATAGAACACATCTTTGTTTTTGCACTCTGCACAATTTCTTTTCCTGTCTCACACAAATGGTGCTTTCAGCTCGTCCTGCAAACCACTCCCATATTTGTTCCTTAGCAAATATAGAAAGTTATTAGGGAGAGCTTTTGAGCAACAATGAGCTGTTTCAAACACTTCCAGGAACCTCAATTAGTTATTTTTGTAAAGTAACTCCTTAGTTAGCATCATATGCTGCTCTTATGCCAAAGAACCTTGCAGAAACTGCTTTGTATAGCAATGCTCATGTACTTGAGAGGAAATACCAGTGTCTTGCCAGGCAACTTCACTTTTGTGTCCTTTACAGGTAATGTCCcgtgatgatttatttattttttccatttgctAAACGGTCattatgacacagtgtctgaatGTGCTCCACAGGTTCTACCCCACTATGCAGGGGTGTTTTTGCACATGTATGCTGTAGTTTTTTGTACATGAAAATGTGTTCAGGAATATAAGCACCCATCCTGTAAAACAGACTGTAACAGTGCTACTTTATGTTAGCATTCCAACTGCAGCTGGTTTGCAGAATCATGCAAAGTTTGTCAGGAGGTCTCTGTCATTTGACACAAGCCTCTTGGCTGGTGGTAACAGGCCTTGACACTGTGGCCTGTCGGGCAATTTGTTGACACAGaacctgttcttttttttatttttgaaaagaaaaagcttgTTGCAATAAATCTTTACAGttgaaaaacactttatttctgAGGAGGACACatttttcacatgaaaacaCTCCATCCAGGAGTGTTAAAATTCAATAAATTGTCTGAAAAAGTTTTACATTCTGCTGACAGGAGCATATTGAGCACGAGCACATCCCATTTTGTCATCTTTGTCAGATATCTTTTTAAAAGAGGCTAAACAATGACAGTGTAACAGGAAGCAAATATGGCACATCACAGCCATACATACACAGATggtgtaaaataaaacaacacagatggcgtaaaataaaacaaacacagtaaACAGCTCTCCTGTAGAATCCCACTTCAATCAGTGTTAGCGGGGGTTTGCTTGTAGCTACATCCTGTATTTGCTTATGCAGCAACATTAATTTAGCAGAATGATGAAGGATGGACACAAGTGGACACTGAAAGATTCTTTGcggtctttaaaaaaagatcacAGTTAAATCGGTGTTTTCCAGATGGTTTCCGACAATATTCTATCATCTGAAGAGACTTTGCGTGGGTACAGTGGGCACAGTTGttcaccattaaaaaaaatcccctggACTGATTGAAACTTTGACCAGATGTTGGGGCTACATGAAAAATCATAGAAATTATCCTGATGGTGCCATGCCAGTAACTCAATGTCAGGTTGAATGTCAAGTGAATATATGGTACAGATATCTGTGGATATAAGGGACAGAACACgacaaaaataatgaaataaaaacacattcttttttttcctatctCTTTTAATGctttagcaccaaatcacaccagcagtcacctcaaggcattttatattgtaaggtaaagaccataTAATAATAGAGAGACTCAAATGACCCCTTTTGTGTAAGcgcttggtgacagtgggaaagaaaaacttccttttaacaggaagaaacctccaggcaGAACCAGACTTACGGATGGGCAGTCATCTGCCGTGTCCGGTTGGGGATGATGGGAGGAATACaggacaaataaaataaataaaaaaataaatatagaaaaCACAATGATTGTTGAGACATTTTGCTGTAAAATATCTAATTCATTTACTatacaaggggaaaaaaagatccAGCATGTTTCTTCTTGTGACCTTATCTTAACATCATTAACAATTTGACTATTTTCTCTTATAAATCTCAATAGAAAATGCTTTTGTCTCATTTCAGTCTCAACCcagtttttattgttgttgtttttgtctggcctttttttctctgaatcAATCAGCACTTGAGATATAAATAAGAACCAAGCAAGACTGACTTATGACACTGCGCTATATCTCAGTGATCAGATTCAAGTTAATTTGGCTTCATTCTTTCACCTTTTATTTCTTCCAGTGGTTCTGTGGCAGGGTGTTACTTGAATTCCTCACAGCACTTCTAGCAATTGTCTTCCactgcttcttttcttttgagtttggaaagctttttttaattaaaaatctgTACATGTAAGTAAtccatggagaaaaaaaagtcggTAAACATTCACAGTTAATTTCATTGTTTGAGTTGTGAAACAT
Encoded proteins:
- the chst3b gene encoding carbohydrate sulfotransferase 3b, whose protein sequence is MKIKYTIPIVFFMALVIIEKENNIISRVSDKLKQTPQTSQQPSSLSNVLLKHSSFRLSISKRNVTLMKPRLEDYSEHRGALRRGRKHILLLATTRTGSSFVGEFFNQQGDNMFYLFEPLWHVEKMLTLDTQGTNAAAAAKAYRDVLQKLFLCDFSLLETFIDPLPVDHITPALFRRESSSSLCEKSVCSPVVKGVFERYRCKTRRCGPLNLTMASESCLKKEHIAIKSVRVRQLETLRPLAEDPRLDVKFIQLVRDPRAILASRMVAFAAKYKNWKEWAVGGNVPIDDDEVRKLKGNCDNIRMSAEIGLRQPFWLRRRYMLVRYEDIARFPMKKATEMYRFTGIPFTPQVKSWILKNTQASKETSGVYSTQKNSSEQVEKWRFKLPFKIAQVVQRVCGPTMKLFGYKFVSSEEMLTDKSISLIEDKVFSFL